In the genome of Xenopus laevis strain J_2021 chromosome 1S, Xenopus_laevis_v10.1, whole genome shotgun sequence, one region contains:
- the LOC108707044 gene encoding solute carrier family 12 member 6 isoform X1 has protein sequence MPPKMASVRFTVTPTKMDEMGAISDTSPDLSSSSRVRFSSRESVRDASHSEAYSDTSLATTGVEPVSERSSNPMDSGEDRSQTSVTEENSKLLDIDRRKSSVLYQNHTDDEGESYDRNLALFEEEMDTRPKVSSLLNRLANYTNLPQGAKEHEEESEGKKKATKSPRMGTIMGVYLPCLQNIFGVILFLRLPWVVGTAGVLHAFCIVFACCCCTMLTAISMSAIATNGVVPAGGSYFMISRALGPEFGGAVGLCFYLGTTFATAMYILGAIEIFLVYISPQAVIFHGEGVAEESAAMLNNMRVYGTGFLILMAIIVFVGVRYVNKLASVFLTCVIMSILAIYAGALKSAFSPPDFPICLLGNRTLSKHHFTECAKIVETDNMTIVTDLWDLFCHPPGQLNATCDEYFAHNNVTLVQGIPGLKSGIISENLWSSYIQKGDIIEKASLSSTDHLAVQSQEYVLADITTSFTLLVGIFFPSVTGIMAGSNRSGDLKDAQKSIPIGTILAILTTSLVYLSNVLLFGASIDGVVLRDKFGDAVQGTLVVGALSWPSPWVIVIGSFFSTCGAGLQSLTGAPRLLQAIAKDGIIPFLRVFGHGKSNGEPTWALLLTAVIAELGILIASLDLVAPILSMFFLMCYLFVNLACGLQTLLHSPNWRPRFHYYHWTLSFLGMALCLALMFISSWYYALVSMVIAGMIYKYIEYHGAEKEWGDGIRGLSLSAARFALLRLEEGPPHTKNWRPQLLVLVKLDSDLHVSQPRLLSFASQLKAGKGLSIVGTVLVGDYLENNAEAQAAEQALKHLMEQEKVKGFCQVVVAQKLKEGLSHLIQSCGLGGMRHNTVIMSWPSSWRQSDDSRAWKSFITTIRVTTAARQALLVAKNISFFPGSRETLAEGHIDVWWIVHDGGMLMLLPFLLKQHKVWRKCKMRIFTVAQMEDNSIQMKKDLATFLYHLRIPADVEVVEMHDSDISAYTYERTLMMEQRSQMLRQMRLSKTDREREAQLVKDRNSMLRLTSVGSDDDEDTEAAPQRVHMTWTKDKHHAVRVAQRNPMPSFQDLLNIRPDQSNVRRMHTAVKLNEVIVNKSHDAKLVLLNMPGPPRNPQGDENYMEFLEVLTEGLERVLLVRGGGTEVITIYS, from the exons ATGCCTCCAAAAATGGCATCAGTTCGGTTCACTGTTACACCTACCAAAATGGATGAAATGGGGGCAATCTCTGACACCAGCCCAGATCTCAGTTCATCCTCCCGTGTGCGTTTCAGCTCCAGAGAGAGTGTCAGAGATGCCAGCCACAGTGAGGCTTACAGTGACACTTCACTGGCTACCACAGGAGTGGAGCCAGTTAGTGAGAGGAGCTCTAACCCTATGGACAGTGGAGAAG ATCGGAGCCAAACATCTGTAACAGAGGAGAACAGTAAGCTGCTAG ACATTGACCGGCGGAAGAGTTCAGTGCTTTATCAAAATCACACCGATGATGAAGGGGAATCTTATGacagaaatctggccctgtttgAG GAAGAAATGGATACTCGTCCCAAAGTTTCTTCCCTCCTTAACCGTTTGGCCAATTACACAAATCTGCCTCAGGGTGCAAAAGAACATGAAGAGGAAAGTGAGGGCAAGAAGAAGGCAACAAAG AGCCCCCGAATGGGCACAATAATGGGGGTTTACCTTCCTTGTCTTCAGAACATTTTTGGAGTCATTTTATTCCTTCGACTACCGTGGGTGGTGGGCACAGCAGGAGTCTTGCATGCCTTCTGCATTGTATTCGCCTGCTGCTGCTGT ACCATGCTCACAGCCATTTCTATGAGCGCCATTGCAACCAACGGGGTAGTGCCAG CTGGTGGCTCCTATTTTATGATTTCCCGAGCCCTTGGTCCAGAGTTTGGAGGTGCAGTTGGTCTCTGTTTCTACCTGGGAACAACCTTTGCAACAGCTATGTACATTCTGGGAGCTATAGAGATATTCCTG GTGTATATTTCACCCCAGGCAGTCATATTCCATGGTGAGGGGGTGGCAGAGGAATCGGCAGCAATGTTAAATAATATGCGAGTATATGGAACTGGATTCCTGATTCTCATGGCTATCATTGTGTTTGTGGGAGTACGATACGTGAACAAGTTGGCCTCGGTATTCCTGACCTGCGTCATAATGTCTATTCTAGCAATTTATGCAGGAGCACTGAAATCTGCGTTTTCTCCCCCGGACTTTCC GATTTGCTTGCTTGGAAATCGTACTTTGTCCAAACACCATTTTACCGAATGTGCCAAGATAGTGGAGACAGACAACATGACCATTGTCACAGATCTGTGGGATCTATTCTGTCACCCACCGGGTCAGCTGAATGCAACTTGTGATGAATATTTTGCCCATAATAATGTCACCTTAGTCCAAGGAATCCCAGGCTTGAAAAGTGGGATTATCTCTG AAAATCTGTGGAGCAGTTACATTCAAAAGGGAGACATAATAGAGAAGGCTTCATTGTCATCAACGGATCATTTGGCTGTGCAGTCTCAAGAGTATGTTTTAGCTGACATTACGACTTCTTTCACGCTCTTGGTTGGAATATTTTTCCCATCTGTGACAG GAATTATGGCTGGATCGAATCGCTCGGGAGACCTCAAGGATGCCCAGAAATCGATTCCAATTGGAACTATTCTTGCAATTCTCACAACATCTTTAGTCT ACCTCAGTAATGTCCTCCTGTTTGGAGCTTCTATCGATGGAGTTGTGCTCAGAGACAA GTTTGGGGATGCAGTGCAAGGAACTCTTGTTGTTGGTGCACTTTCATGGCCATCTCCTTGGGTCATTGTGATTGGATCCTTTTTCTCCACTTGTGGAGCTGGACTTCAGAGTCTGACAGGAGCACCTCGCCTGCTTCAAGCCATTGCTAAGGATGGAATCATTCCATTCCTGAGG GTATTTGGACATGGAAAGAGTAATGGAGAACCCACATGGGCTCTTCTTCTAACAGCAGTTATTGCTGAGCTGGGGATCCTCATTGCTTCTCTGGACCTGGTGGCACCTATCCTATCTAT GTTCTTTCTAATGTGTTACCTTTTTGTAAACTTGGCATGTGGATTACAGACTCTTCTCCATTCACCCAACTGGCGTCCTCGCTTTCATTATTATCATTG GACTTTGTCTTTTCTTGGAATGGCACTGTGCTTAGCCCTCATGTTCATCTCTTCCTGGTATTATGCCCTCGTTTCCATGGTAATTGCTGGAATGATCTACAAGTATATTGAATACCACGG GGCTGAGAAGGAATGGGGAGATGGAATCCGTGGATTGTCCTTGAGTGCAGCACGTTTTGCTCTTCTGCGTTTGGAAGAGGGTCCACCTCACACTAAAAACTGGAG ACCCCAGCTACTTGTTTTGGTGAAACTGGATTCAGATCTCCATGTCTCTCAACCTCGCCTTCTTTCCTTCGCCTCCCAACTAAAGGCTGGTAAAGGCTTGTCCATTGTGGGCACAGTACTTGTGGGAGACTACCTAGAGAATAATGCAGAAGCACAGGCAGCAGAGCAG GCACTGAAACACTTAATGGAACAAGAAAAAGTGAAAGGCTTTTGCCAAGTGGTTGTGGCTCAGAAGCTGAAAGAGGGTCTATCACACCTTATACAGTCCTGTGGTCTTGGAGGAATGAGGCATAACACTGTGATCATGAGTTGGCCAAGTAGTTGGAGACAGAGTGATGACTCACGGGCTTGGAAATCCTTCAtca CTACCATTCGTGTGACCACAGCTGCCCGCCAAGCACTTCTGGTAGCAAAGAATATATCCTTTTTCCCTGGCTCTCGTGAAACATTAGCAGAAGGGCACATTGATGTTTGGTGGATAGTACATGATGGGGGCATGCTCATGCTTCTGCCCTTCCTCCTAAAACAACACAAG GTGTGGCGGAAATGTAAGATGCGCATTTTCACTGTGGCTCAGATGGAAGACAACAGTATTCAAATGAAGAAGGACTTGGCTACCTTCCTTTATCATTTACGTATCCCTGCTGATGTGGAAGTAGTGGAGATG CATGACAGTGATATATCTGCATACACATATGAACGCACCCTCATGATGGAGCAGAGGTCACAAATGCTGAGACAAATGCGTCTTTCTAAAACAGATAGGGAGCGAGAG GCTCAGTTGGTGAAAGACAGGAATTCAATGCTGCGTTTAACCAGTGTGGGctctgatgatgatgaagatacaGAGGCTGCCCCACAAAGAGTACACATGACTTGGACCAAGGACAAGCACCATGCAGTTCGTGTTGCCCAAAGAAATCCAATGCCCAGCTTTCAGGACCTTCTCAACATACGACC GGACCAATCAAATGTTCGGCGTATGCACACAGCTGTAAAACTTAATGAAGTCATTGTGAATAAATCCCATGATGCCAAATTGGTTTTACTCAACATGCCAGGACCCCCTCGTAACCCTCAGGGTGATGAGAATT ATATGGAGTTTTTAGAGGTTCTGACAGAGGGCTTGGAACGTGTGCTGTTAGTGAGAGGAGGTGGAACAGAGGTGATCACCATTTACTCGTAG
- the LOC108707044 gene encoding solute carrier family 12 member 6 isoform X2, whose amino-acid sequence MPHFTVTKVPDPYCATEEATSSHTSWTESEDSWGADRSQTSVTEENSKLLDIDRRKSSVLYQNHTDDEGESYDRNLALFEEEMDTRPKVSSLLNRLANYTNLPQGAKEHEEESEGKKKATKSPRMGTIMGVYLPCLQNIFGVILFLRLPWVVGTAGVLHAFCIVFACCCCTMLTAISMSAIATNGVVPAGGSYFMISRALGPEFGGAVGLCFYLGTTFATAMYILGAIEIFLVYISPQAVIFHGEGVAEESAAMLNNMRVYGTGFLILMAIIVFVGVRYVNKLASVFLTCVIMSILAIYAGALKSAFSPPDFPICLLGNRTLSKHHFTECAKIVETDNMTIVTDLWDLFCHPPGQLNATCDEYFAHNNVTLVQGIPGLKSGIISENLWSSYIQKGDIIEKASLSSTDHLAVQSQEYVLADITTSFTLLVGIFFPSVTGIMAGSNRSGDLKDAQKSIPIGTILAILTTSLVYLSNVLLFGASIDGVVLRDKFGDAVQGTLVVGALSWPSPWVIVIGSFFSTCGAGLQSLTGAPRLLQAIAKDGIIPFLRVFGHGKSNGEPTWALLLTAVIAELGILIASLDLVAPILSMFFLMCYLFVNLACGLQTLLHSPNWRPRFHYYHWTLSFLGMALCLALMFISSWYYALVSMVIAGMIYKYIEYHGAEKEWGDGIRGLSLSAARFALLRLEEGPPHTKNWRPQLLVLVKLDSDLHVSQPRLLSFASQLKAGKGLSIVGTVLVGDYLENNAEAQAAEQALKHLMEQEKVKGFCQVVVAQKLKEGLSHLIQSCGLGGMRHNTVIMSWPSSWRQSDDSRAWKSFITTIRVTTAARQALLVAKNISFFPGSRETLAEGHIDVWWIVHDGGMLMLLPFLLKQHKVWRKCKMRIFTVAQMEDNSIQMKKDLATFLYHLRIPADVEVVEMHDSDISAYTYERTLMMEQRSQMLRQMRLSKTDREREAQLVKDRNSMLRLTSVGSDDDEDTEAAPQRVHMTWTKDKHHAVRVAQRNPMPSFQDLLNIRPDQSNVRRMHTAVKLNEVIVNKSHDAKLVLLNMPGPPRNPQGDENYMEFLEVLTEGLERVLLVRGGGTEVITIYS is encoded by the exons ATGCCACATTTTACGGTAACCAAAGTACCGGACCCTTACTGTGCTACTGAGGAGGCGACCTCCAGTCATACGAGCTGGACTGAAAGTGAGGATTCGTGGGGCGCTG ATCGGAGCCAAACATCTGTAACAGAGGAGAACAGTAAGCTGCTAG ACATTGACCGGCGGAAGAGTTCAGTGCTTTATCAAAATCACACCGATGATGAAGGGGAATCTTATGacagaaatctggccctgtttgAG GAAGAAATGGATACTCGTCCCAAAGTTTCTTCCCTCCTTAACCGTTTGGCCAATTACACAAATCTGCCTCAGGGTGCAAAAGAACATGAAGAGGAAAGTGAGGGCAAGAAGAAGGCAACAAAG AGCCCCCGAATGGGCACAATAATGGGGGTTTACCTTCCTTGTCTTCAGAACATTTTTGGAGTCATTTTATTCCTTCGACTACCGTGGGTGGTGGGCACAGCAGGAGTCTTGCATGCCTTCTGCATTGTATTCGCCTGCTGCTGCTGT ACCATGCTCACAGCCATTTCTATGAGCGCCATTGCAACCAACGGGGTAGTGCCAG CTGGTGGCTCCTATTTTATGATTTCCCGAGCCCTTGGTCCAGAGTTTGGAGGTGCAGTTGGTCTCTGTTTCTACCTGGGAACAACCTTTGCAACAGCTATGTACATTCTGGGAGCTATAGAGATATTCCTG GTGTATATTTCACCCCAGGCAGTCATATTCCATGGTGAGGGGGTGGCAGAGGAATCGGCAGCAATGTTAAATAATATGCGAGTATATGGAACTGGATTCCTGATTCTCATGGCTATCATTGTGTTTGTGGGAGTACGATACGTGAACAAGTTGGCCTCGGTATTCCTGACCTGCGTCATAATGTCTATTCTAGCAATTTATGCAGGAGCACTGAAATCTGCGTTTTCTCCCCCGGACTTTCC GATTTGCTTGCTTGGAAATCGTACTTTGTCCAAACACCATTTTACCGAATGTGCCAAGATAGTGGAGACAGACAACATGACCATTGTCACAGATCTGTGGGATCTATTCTGTCACCCACCGGGTCAGCTGAATGCAACTTGTGATGAATATTTTGCCCATAATAATGTCACCTTAGTCCAAGGAATCCCAGGCTTGAAAAGTGGGATTATCTCTG AAAATCTGTGGAGCAGTTACATTCAAAAGGGAGACATAATAGAGAAGGCTTCATTGTCATCAACGGATCATTTGGCTGTGCAGTCTCAAGAGTATGTTTTAGCTGACATTACGACTTCTTTCACGCTCTTGGTTGGAATATTTTTCCCATCTGTGACAG GAATTATGGCTGGATCGAATCGCTCGGGAGACCTCAAGGATGCCCAGAAATCGATTCCAATTGGAACTATTCTTGCAATTCTCACAACATCTTTAGTCT ACCTCAGTAATGTCCTCCTGTTTGGAGCTTCTATCGATGGAGTTGTGCTCAGAGACAA GTTTGGGGATGCAGTGCAAGGAACTCTTGTTGTTGGTGCACTTTCATGGCCATCTCCTTGGGTCATTGTGATTGGATCCTTTTTCTCCACTTGTGGAGCTGGACTTCAGAGTCTGACAGGAGCACCTCGCCTGCTTCAAGCCATTGCTAAGGATGGAATCATTCCATTCCTGAGG GTATTTGGACATGGAAAGAGTAATGGAGAACCCACATGGGCTCTTCTTCTAACAGCAGTTATTGCTGAGCTGGGGATCCTCATTGCTTCTCTGGACCTGGTGGCACCTATCCTATCTAT GTTCTTTCTAATGTGTTACCTTTTTGTAAACTTGGCATGTGGATTACAGACTCTTCTCCATTCACCCAACTGGCGTCCTCGCTTTCATTATTATCATTG GACTTTGTCTTTTCTTGGAATGGCACTGTGCTTAGCCCTCATGTTCATCTCTTCCTGGTATTATGCCCTCGTTTCCATGGTAATTGCTGGAATGATCTACAAGTATATTGAATACCACGG GGCTGAGAAGGAATGGGGAGATGGAATCCGTGGATTGTCCTTGAGTGCAGCACGTTTTGCTCTTCTGCGTTTGGAAGAGGGTCCACCTCACACTAAAAACTGGAG ACCCCAGCTACTTGTTTTGGTGAAACTGGATTCAGATCTCCATGTCTCTCAACCTCGCCTTCTTTCCTTCGCCTCCCAACTAAAGGCTGGTAAAGGCTTGTCCATTGTGGGCACAGTACTTGTGGGAGACTACCTAGAGAATAATGCAGAAGCACAGGCAGCAGAGCAG GCACTGAAACACTTAATGGAACAAGAAAAAGTGAAAGGCTTTTGCCAAGTGGTTGTGGCTCAGAAGCTGAAAGAGGGTCTATCACACCTTATACAGTCCTGTGGTCTTGGAGGAATGAGGCATAACACTGTGATCATGAGTTGGCCAAGTAGTTGGAGACAGAGTGATGACTCACGGGCTTGGAAATCCTTCAtca CTACCATTCGTGTGACCACAGCTGCCCGCCAAGCACTTCTGGTAGCAAAGAATATATCCTTTTTCCCTGGCTCTCGTGAAACATTAGCAGAAGGGCACATTGATGTTTGGTGGATAGTACATGATGGGGGCATGCTCATGCTTCTGCCCTTCCTCCTAAAACAACACAAG GTGTGGCGGAAATGTAAGATGCGCATTTTCACTGTGGCTCAGATGGAAGACAACAGTATTCAAATGAAGAAGGACTTGGCTACCTTCCTTTATCATTTACGTATCCCTGCTGATGTGGAAGTAGTGGAGATG CATGACAGTGATATATCTGCATACACATATGAACGCACCCTCATGATGGAGCAGAGGTCACAAATGCTGAGACAAATGCGTCTTTCTAAAACAGATAGGGAGCGAGAG GCTCAGTTGGTGAAAGACAGGAATTCAATGCTGCGTTTAACCAGTGTGGGctctgatgatgatgaagatacaGAGGCTGCCCCACAAAGAGTACACATGACTTGGACCAAGGACAAGCACCATGCAGTTCGTGTTGCCCAAAGAAATCCAATGCCCAGCTTTCAGGACCTTCTCAACATACGACC GGACCAATCAAATGTTCGGCGTATGCACACAGCTGTAAAACTTAATGAAGTCATTGTGAATAAATCCCATGATGCCAAATTGGTTTTACTCAACATGCCAGGACCCCCTCGTAACCCTCAGGGTGATGAGAATT ATATGGAGTTTTTAGAGGTTCTGACAGAGGGCTTGGAACGTGTGCTGTTAGTGAGAGGAGGTGGAACAGAGGTGATCACCATTTACTCGTAG